The sequence GCCGTCAGTCGGCTCCCGGCTGAACAGCGCAAGGGCTACCTGTTCCAGCCCCAGGCGGTACTTACCGTCCAGGGCATGCTGGAGCGAATCCTGGCGGCGGACGGGATCACCCGCGAACAACTCGAGGCCCAGCGGGGTCTGATGAAACTGTTCGAGGAAATGCTCCACACCCCCGAGGAAGGCCTAGCCGCCTTCGCCGCCCAGCATGACCAGGACCTGGGCGCCGCCTTCTTCCAGCTGGCGGCCGCCGCCATCCAGTCGGCGCCCGACGAGCGCGCCGCCCAGGCGGCTGAGGAGAAGCTCGAAGCCGTGATCGGCGCCAGCTCGTTCGGCAAACGATTGGCGCAACAGGAGGCCGAGCTGCGGGCCGCCGCCGACAGCCTGCGCGGCAGCGGTGCCGACCTGACGCGGGAGCGCCTGCTCGACTTGATCCTGACCGCCCCCGGACCCGACCGGGTGGCGGCACTGGTCAGCCTCGCCCGCCCGGCATTGGACTACGAGTTCTTCTCCCTGCTCAGCAGCCAGATCGAACAGGCCGAAGGCGCGGACAAGGAACGCCTGACCGACCTCCGGCAGCAGCTGCTCGACCTCACCCAGGAGATCGACCGGGTGCAGGATGCTCGCGTTTCTCAGAGCGCCGCCCTGCTCAAGTCGATCGCCGCAGCCGCTGACCTGGAGCAGGCCGTGGCTGCCAGCCTTCCCTACATTGACGACCTGTTCATGGGCATCCTGCAGGCCAACTTGAGGGCTGCCACTGAGCGCGGCGACAAACTCAGCCTGCAGCGGCTGCAGCAGGTAGAGGCCGTGATCCACCAGCTCCTGCGCCAGGCGATGCCGGAGGGACTGCAGCTTGCCGATGAAGTCCTTCAGGCTGAAGACATCCAGAAGGCACGAGCGCTGCTCGAGGCCTCCGCCGGCAAGATCGATGAACAGACGCTGGGTGCGCTGATGGGCGCGGCCCAGCGCCTCGAACAGTCGAACGAGCCCGAGATGTCGGCTGAGATCCGCGAGCTGCACCGGACGGCGCTACGTCTCTCGATGCAGGCCAAGCTCGCAACCGGGGGATCCTCTGCCTCGCCACTCTCCGCCAGCTAGTCTCCACGAGAGCTAGAGGCAGCT comes from Anaerolineales bacterium and encodes:
- a CDS encoding CpXC domain-containing protein, whose amino-acid sequence is MARSVTQIRCPNCGSPIQAAIEQLVDVAQDPSAKARLLSGSLNLARCPNCRYEGQLSTPLVYHDPAKELLLTFLPVEVGLNKDDQERLIGQLINQAVSRLPAEQRKGYLFQPQAVLTVQGMLERILAADGITREQLEAQRGLMKLFEEMLHTPEEGLAAFAAQHDQDLGAAFFQLAAAAIQSAPDERAAQAAEEKLEAVIGASSFGKRLAQQEAELRAAADSLRGSGADLTRERLLDLILTAPGPDRVAALVSLARPALDYEFFSLLSSQIEQAEGADKERLTDLRQQLLDLTQEIDRVQDARVSQSAALLKSIAAAADLEQAVAASLPYIDDLFMGILQANLRAATERGDKLSLQRLQQVEAVIHQLLRQAMPEGLQLADEVLQAEDIQKARALLEASAGKIDEQTLGALMGAAQRLEQSNEPEMSAEIRELHRTALRLSMQAKLATGGSSASPLSAS